A portion of the Punica granatum isolate Tunisia-2019 chromosome 7, ASM765513v2, whole genome shotgun sequence genome contains these proteins:
- the LOC116215552 gene encoding uncharacterized protein LOC116215552 isoform X4, translated as MLKISYPKNCVVEDVSIIWKLKRLQVLSFMGSEIEHLPKELGELTNLVLLDLSKCSKLKVIEPGVLERLTKLEDLYLEKSFNRWESEEDATPHNASLAELTNLPRLRTLYVHAVNPMLLHQDLPFGTLEIYRILVGGKWDWSGSYEELRTMKLEVVRSDVLSQQWLQLTLQNVQDLHLYGISEGTSLSIHELCVEGFMQLKHLRVESSTAIQYIVSSAKWLAHDAFAMLESLLLQHLDNLEKICHGPVTPTSFGKLKVIKVEKCGKLRNIFSLSLVKRLSQLEEIEVNECMMMQEVVLDESKDDDDDQVELPSLRHLTLRNLPEMTTFFTRSQHSLSSICIPSVFLNGQQVRLPKLEILKIVELPRLTELLSQMGFRNLKSLIVEKCRQLSKVIDSNLLMVLQSLELLRIVERGHVGILPQLSKIKLRGLSKLNCIWSKCPQGVAAFQNLASLKVSFCWNLRYLFTPSIYKAMVKLTELQLIWCEGMEAIVMDEDHGNMESVLSCNIKEFPSLKVLGISYCRKLKEFYSIKGVSRRNGVAEFSNPTFRFPLCCGETEKDHHQVAVNSTKTVFFNRMVLLPRLMEMTLQAVGDFEKIWDNNELPETETSSNFGELETVRVDGCNKLRTVFPLISTEKRWQNLKKVDIRFCDFLVSVFEVDGNGQEYSDKKVKCTTAIMLFELQKLNLAVLPKLKCVVFDEKVSKTKTVVGFPNLTELTVWECECLTDLIPLTTVTTLLKLETLRILGPVGMREVVSQGDGEADQMDKIIIPRLRSLRLSSLESLECFFCGSSPLFLFPSLKDLVITGCYKMKGFISEPPNGRPQLQDGDAASQRLFNEKLFLPNLEELQISGIKLRALWKNQLFPGAFCKLKLLKVEGCTKLLSIVPSFMRKRLRNLEYLKVDDCSSSECIYEGLDAGDSSTSAGMNSRTYPEDEECMEKLQELHVFNCPQIRYLIGSRDGKCRHAAPRIVVLPRLTTLELEKLPALCKFWQGSSYTLELPSLNKLSVRECGGLEEAVSDAVDILQQDLDDQIDITIQQKRLPFWVEITAAIPDLLILESTDWNNELIEHILSIRQSHPEGLHGLRILAVERFVVGSAIYASSLLFKLRKLEELELVDASLEVLFPCEVAPSALINKDSSGNVVAAPLRRLKLVRCPELFNIWKGDRVTFSKHLEILQVCECAKLISLLPPSTTFQNLTSLRVLKCHRLKALLTVSTVKSLPQLAEMSVVECDALTEIVACGESGDSGGQEEIAFSRLEVLKLDYLMNIKHFCSGSHALRLPSLTELTMVGCPVIKIFCQGDISTPKLQDIVRWNSARGSGYSYKLYSDLNTTMKESFYEKTQLSSIHSLKISESIEWKEIWLCSGLPSGSIEFLRSLTIEDCGFLTVAAVPTDKSLQLIWLQKLEIRNCGAVEEVFEPLRTDDAQARFYWLEELHLRDLPMLKLIFPKGFHRTCSFMELHILQVHNCSCLLNILTPNMVRYLASLLKIEIKDCTMLEEIIIKEKEDEEILGSIIRFSNENSGLQNLVLDGLAALKSFYPGDYRLEFPYLVKMTIKNCPEMVRFAHPTASIREDDVASSTRDVIDQQITSQPAFFSEVSFPDLRTLTLSQMDKLFAIWRHDKLSWKSFRELREIEVERCCSLRYVVTPILVRYLPELERIKIKDSEMLEAIIGKENEEEGGADYLIKLPKLNYILMDSLLKLLSFYPGDSLLECPSLKGMIIKNCPQMRAFTCPVLMYAEGCRDQLGEGDIKIPTQPFFSEKVFFPELKQLTLSRLDNLSTIWHNEFYEDSFCQLEEILVFQCGMLLKVFQPITAQRFMCLETLTVAECDSLEVVFDLVGLAAMVHNDDEIHEDKEQGEASRVASLGKLEISRLPKLRSLWNVDKEGIVSFENLKEAHVRECPKLVNLFPASIARGFTRLESLNIEECGLEWVVAKGEEAIGRFVFEEAAFLKLWKLPKLEGFYPREHTSEWPMLKQLVVHGCNKVEAFASGYGSLHQTSAEGREVAAKPPLFLVDKDAFPNLLSLSIEAVEEIWPHQFSGEIFPKLKNLKINNSKDLAADLPARFLHGLQNLGKLVLSKCHFKDIESHEGSPVKGITGQLVNQVPNNGALPHLGVLQVSECSGLTNLDQLPLSFQSLTILKVSACNELLCLMASATAKSLIRLTHMTIENCRVMEEVVANEGYVVANDEITFGQLQKLTLSSLSELASFSRGNFNVKFPSLWQVSLSECPKMDLFFHGTLSTPMLAIVQISGKAIFIHDHNLNAAMLERSQATCGQLEKLSEVEQHHENSWAGTLSDSELSYLI; from the exons ATGctcaaaatttcatatccaAAG AATTGTGTCGTGGAGGATGTTAGCATCATTTGGAAGCTAAAGAGACTGCAAGTCCTCAGCTTCATGGGTTCTGAGATTGAGCATTTGCCAAAAGAGCTAGGAGAACTAACCAATCTGGTACTATTGGATTTGAGCAAATGCTCCAAGCTAAAAGTGATAGAACCAGGGGTACTGGAAAGACTGACCAAACTGGAGGATTTGTATCTCGAAAAAAGTTTCAACCGGTGGGAGAGTGAAGAAGATGCAACGccacacaatgctagccttgcTGAGTTGACCAACTTGCCTCGGCTAAGGACACTATATGTGCATGCTGTCAATCCCATGTTGCTCCACCAGGACCTGCCGTTCGGAACATTGGAAATATATCGAATCCTTGTTGGTGGTAAATGGGATTGGTCAGGCAGCTATGAAGAGCTACGAACGATGAAGCTTGAGGTGGTGAGATCAGATGTTCTGTCTCAACAATGGCTTCAGCTTACGCTGCAGAATGTTCAAGATCTTCACCTGTATGGCATATCGGAAGGTACTAGTCTGAGCATTCACGAGCTGTGTGTAGAAGGTTTTATGCAACTAAAGCACCTTCGTGTTGAAAGTAGCACTGCCATCCAGTATATAGTCTCCTCAGCAAAGTGGTTAGCTCATGATGCTTTTGCAATGTTGGAGTCCTTATTGCTTCAGCACCTGGACAATTTGGAGAAGATCTGTCATGGCCCTGTCACACCCACTTCTTTTGGTAAACTGAAAGTGATAAAAGTCGAAAAGTGTGGGAAGTTGAGAaacattttctctctttccttgGTGAAACGCCTTTCACAGCTCGAAGAGATTGAAGTAAATGAATGCATGATGATGCAAGAGGTTGTTTTAGATGAGAgcaaagatgatgatgatgatcaaGTCGAGTTGCCAAGCCTACGTCATTTGACATTGAGAAACTTACCAGAGATGACCACATTCTTCACCAGATCTCAACATTCATTGAGCAGCATCTGCATCCCAAGTGTTTTCTTGAACGGCCAACAG GTTAGGTTGCCTAAGTTggagattttgaaaattgttgaACTTCCCAGATTGACAGAGTTATTATCACAAATGGGGTTCAGAAACTTGAAGTCTCTGATAGTCGAGAAATGTCGACAACTCTCTAAAGTTATAGACTCCAATTTGTTGATGGTGCTGCAGAGTTTGGAATTATTAAGAATTGTCGAACGTGGGCATGTTGGTATCCTCCCTCAGCTGAGTAAGATCAAGTTACGTGGTTTGTCGAAACTGAATTGCATCTGGAGCAAGTGTCCTCAAGGAGTAGCGGCGTTCCAAAACTTAGCGTCGTTGAAGGTGTCTTTCTGCTGGAATTTGAGATACTTGTTTACCCCATCGATATATAAAGCAATGGTGAAGCTAACAGAATTACAATTGATATGGTGTGAGGGGATGGAGGCAATCGTAATGGACGAAGATCATGGGAATATGGAAAGTGTGTTGTCATGCAATATAAAAGAATTCCCATCGTTGAAGGTCTTGGGGATATCCTATTGCCGCAAACTGAAGGAATTCTATTCGATTAAAGGGGTCAGTCGTCGTAATGGAGTCGCTGAATTCAGCAACCCAACCTTCAGATTCCCTTTGTGTTGTGGGGAGACAGAGAAAGATCATCACCAGGTGGCTGTCAATTCAACGAAGACAGTCTTCTTCAATCGAATG GTTCTCCTCCCGAGGTTGATGGAGATGACGCTCCAGGCCGTAGGAGATTTCGAGAAGATATGGGACAATAATGAACTCCCCGAAACTGAAACATCATCTAATTTCGGCGAACTGGAGACCGTCAGAGTTGATGGATGCAATAAGCTTCGTACAGTCTTTCCTTTAATTTCAACAGAGAAGAGGTGGCAGAATCTTAAAAAAGTTGATATACGTTTCTGTGATTTTTTGGTATCTGTATTTGAAGTTGATGGCAATGGGCAGGAGTACTCAGATAAGAAAGTGAAGTGCACAACAGCAATAATGCTCTTTGAATTGCAAAAATTGAATTTGGCTGTGCTGCCGAAGCTAAAATGCGTTGTCTTCGATGAGAAGGTGTCCAAAACCAAAACTGTGGTGGGTTTTCCGAATCTCACAGAACTCACTGTGTGGGAGTGCGAGTGTTTAACAGATCTCATCCCACTCACAACAGTCACAACTCTTCTGAAACTGGAGACACTGCGAATACTCGGGCCTGTCGGCATGCGGGAGGTTGTTTCCCAAGGGGACGGCGAAGCAGACCAGATGGATAAAATCATCATTCCCCGTTTGCGGTCATTGCGACTTTCTTCTCTTGAAAGCCTGGAGTGTTTCTTCTGTGGTAGTTCTCCTCTATTTCTATTTCCCTCCTTGAAAGATCTAGTAATAACTGGTTGTTATAAGATGAAGGGTTTCATTTCTGAGCCTCCAAATGGGAGACCTCAACTTCAAGATGGTGATGCTGCCTCCCAAAGACTTTTCAATGAGAAG CTCTTTCTTCCAAATTTGGAGGAATTACAGATTAGCGGCATCAAATTGAGAGCTCTATGGAAGAATCAACTTTTTCCGGGGGCCTTCTGCAAATTAAAACTTCTTAAGGTGGAGGGATGCACTAAGCTCCTCAGCATTGTTCCATCTTTTATGCGGAAGAGGCTGCGAAACCTGGAGTACCTCAAAGTAGATGATTGCTCTTCATCAGAGTGTATATATGAGGGCTTGGATGCTGGAGATAGCAGCACATCAGCCGGGATGAACAGTCGGACATACCCCGAAGATGAAGAGTGTATGGAGAAACTCCAAGAACTACATGTATTTAATTGTCCGCAGATACGATATCTAATCGGGAGCAGAGATGGAAAGTGCAGACATGCAGCTCCCAGAATCGTAGTACTTCCCAGGTTAACAACTCTTGAACTTGAGAAATTGCCAGCACTTTGTAAGTTTTGGCAGGGGAGCTCATACACTTTAGAGTTGCCATCCTTGAATAAGTTGTCTGTCAGAGAGTGTGGAGGTCTAGAGGAGGCCGTGAGTGATGCTGTAGATATACTACAACAAGATTTAGACGACCAAATTGATATCACGATTCAGCAAAAGAGACTGCCTTTCTGGGTTGAAATAACG GCTGCAATTCCCGACTTGCTAATTCTGGAGTCTACGGATTGGAACAATGAGCTGATAGAGCACATATTGAGTATTCGTCAATCTCATCCTGAAGGTTTGCATGGACTACGAATTCTGGCGGTGGAAAGATTTGTTGTCGGATCTGCTATATATGCATCAAGTCTCCTCTTTAAACTGAGGAAACTTGAGGAGCTCGAACTTGTTGATGCTTCGCTGGAAGTTCTATTCCCATGTGAAGTTGCTCCTTCAGCTCTTATTAATAAGGACAGCTCTGGGAATGTTGTTGCCGCACCGCTAAGGAGATTGAAGCTGGTCCGATGTCCCGAGCTATTCAATATTTGGAAGGGAGACAGAGTTACTTTCTCAAAACATTTAGAAATCCTTCAAGTGTGTGAATGTGCCAAATTGATCAGTTTACTGCCACCCTCGACAACTTTTCAGAATTTGACATCTTTAAGGGTATTAAAATGCCATCGGTTGAAAGCTCTCTTGACAGTTTCAACAGTGAAGAGTCTCCCGCAGCTTGCAGAAATGAGTGTAGTAGAATGCGATGCCTTGACAGAAATAGTGGCTTGTGGTGAATCTGGCGATAGTGGTGGACAAGAGGAGATTGCTTTTAGTCGACTAGAAGTACTGAAGCTTGACTACTTGATGAATATTAAGCACTTCTGTTCAGGAAGCCATGCACTCAGACTCCCATCGTTGACAGAGTTAACCATGGTGGGATGTCCCGTGATAAAAATCTTCTGTCAAGGTGATATAAGCACGCCGAAGTTACAGGACATAGTACGTTGGAATAGCGCCAGAGGATCAGGATACAGTTACAAACTGTACAGTGACCTTAACACAACTATGAAAGAGTCGTTCTATGAAAAGACACAACTCTCCTCGATTCATTCATTAAAGATCTCTGAGTCCATCGAGTGGAAAGAGATATGGCTTTGCAGTGGTCTTCCTTCTGGGAGCATCGAATTCTTGAGATCACTTACTATAGAGGATTGTGGGTTTTTGACGGTAGCAGCTGTTCCAACTGATAAGTCTCTCCAATTAATTTGGCTTCAGAAATTGGAGATAAGAAACTGCGGTGCAGTAGAAGAAGTGTTTGAGCCTCTGAGGACAGATGATGCACAGGCACGTTTCTACTGGTTGGAGGAGCTTCACTTGAGAGATCTTCCGATGTTGAAGCTTATCTTCCCCAAAGGTTTCCACAGAACTTGCAGCTTCATGGAACTTCACATTCTTCAAGTTCACAATTGCAGCTGCCTGTTAAACATACTGACGCCCAATATGGTGCGGTATCTTGCAAGCCTTCTCAAAATTGAAATCAAGGACTGTACGATGCTGGAGGAAATCATCATTAAAGAGAAGGAAGATGAGGAAATTCTGGGAAGTATAATTAGGTTTTCTAATGAAAATTCTGGGTTACAAAATTTAGTCCTTGACGGTTTGGCGGCATTGAAGAGCTTCTACCCTGGTGATTACCGTCTAGAATTCCCATACCTAGTAAAGATGACCATCAAGAACTGCCCCGAAATGGTTAGATTCGCACACCCAACTGCTTCAATTAGAGAGGATGATGTAGCAAGCAGCACAAGGGACGTTATTGATCAGCAAATTACCTCCCAGCCTGCATTCTTCAGCGAg GTTTCCTTCCCCGACTTGAGAACACTCACGCTCTCTCAGATGGATAAATTGTTTGCAATATGGCGGCATGATAAACTCTCTTGGAAGTCGTTTAGGGAATTGAGGGAAATCGAGGTGGAACGCTGCTGCTCCTTGAGATATGTGGTAACTCCCATTCTGGTGCGATATCTTCCAGAGCTagaaagaattaaaattaaggaCAGTGAAATGCTGGAAGCAATTATCGGCAAAGAGAACGAAGAGGAGGGAGGTGCAGATTATCTTATCAAACTTCCCAAGTTAAACTATATACTTATGGACTCCTTGCTGAAACTGTTGAGTTTCTATCCGGGTGATTCCCTTCTAGAATGCCCATCCTTGAAAGGCATGATAATAAAAAACTGCCCTCAGATGAGGGCATTCACTTGTCCAGTGCTGATGTATGCTGAAGGATGCAGAGATCAACTCGGTGAAGGTGACATCAAAATTCCAACTCAGCCATTTTTCAGTGAGAAG GTTTTTTTCCCTGAGTTAAAGCAACTCACGCTTTCTCGGTTGGACAATTTGAGCACTATATGGCATAATGAATTCTACGAGGACTCATTTTGTCAGCTGGAGGAAATCCTTGTCTTTCAGTGTGGAATGCTACTGAAAGTGTTTCAACCCATAACTGCCCAAAGATTCATGTGCCTGGAGACGCTAACTGTAGCTGAATGTGATTCACTAGAAGTAGTATTCGATCTCGTGGGGCTAGCTGCCATGGTACATAATGATGATGAAATTCATGAAGACAAGGAACAAGGTGAAGCCTCAAGAGTTGCATCATTGGGAAAACTGGAGATATCACGACTGCCAAAGCTAAGGAGTTTGTGGAATGTTGACAAAGAAGGGATTGTAAGCTTTGAAAACCTGAAGGAGGCACATGTGCGTGAATGCCCGAAACTCGTAAATCTTTTTCCAGCCTCTATAGCCAGAGGTTTTACGAGACTTGAGAGCCTGAATATAGAAGAATGTGGTTTAGAATGGGTTGTTGCCAAAGGAGAAGAAGCAATTGGAAGGTTCGTGTTCGAGGAGGCTGCCTTCTTGAAGCTTTGGAAGTTACCAAAGCTTGAGGGTTTCTATCCCCGAGAACATACTTCTGAATGGCCTATGCTAAAACAGTTGGTGGTGCATGGCTGCAACAAAGTAGAAGCATTTGCTTCAGGATATGGGAGCCTTCATCAGACTAGTGCGGAAGGTCGTGAGGTCGCAGCCAAGCCACCGCTCTTCTTAGTTGACAAG GATGCGTTCCCCAATTTACTTAGCTTGAGCATTGAAGCCGTGGAAGAAATATGGCCTCACCAGTTCAGCGGGGAAATTTTTCCCAAGTTAAAGAATTTGAAGATAAACAACTCAAAGGATTTGGCAGCCGATCTCCCCGCTCGATTCCTGCATGGATTACAGAATTTGGGTAAACTTGTCCTGAGCAAATGTCATTTCAAAGATATTGAGTCGCATGAAGGATCTCCTGTCAAAGGTATAACAGGGCAGCTCGTGAACCAAGTCCCAAATAATGGTGCTCTTCCACATTTGGGAGTCCTTCAAGTATCAGAGTGTTCAGGCTTAACAAACTTGGATCAATTGCCACTGTCGTTCCAAAGCTTGACAATTCTGAAAGTATCGGCTTGTAATGAATTGCTATGTCTAATGGCATCCGCAACGGCAAAAAGCCTCATCCGACTTACTCATATGACTATAGAAAATTGCAGAGTTATGGAGGAGGTGGTTGCAAATGAAGGTTATGTGGTAGCAAATGATGAGATTACTTTTGGGCAGTTACAGAAGTTGACTTTAAGCTCATTATCAGAGCTCGCCAGCTTCTCCAGAGGAAATTTCAATGTCAAATTCCCGTCCCTTTGGCAAGTGTCTCTGAGTGAATGCCCCAAAATGGACCTTTTCTTCCATGGAACCTTAAGCACGCCTATGTTAGCTATAGTTCAGATATCAGGGAAAGCCATCTTTATTCACGATCACAACCTCAATGCAGCAATGCTGGAAAGATCTCAAGCAACA TGCGGTCAACTTGAAAAACTGAGCGAGGTGGAGCAACATCACG AGAATTCTTGGGCAGGCACATTATCAGACAGTGAATTGTCTTATTTAATATAG